Genomic DNA from Candidatus Binatia bacterium:
TCGACAGCTTCGACGACCCGAGCGTCGTTCGCCTCGCACATCTCGCACTCAGCAAGCAGCTGTTCGACAACACCGTGGAGATCGCACTCGGCCGCATCATTGCGGTCCAGTCTAGGCGACAGCACGAGCCGACCATTCTTGCCGATAGTCACGAAGTCGTGCTCGTAGAGGCGGTCGCCGCGGGGCCAGGGTCCGCAGGCCAGACCTCACCCGGGGCGGTACGGTGACTGTACGTCGTCAGCTGAGTCGGGATCTTTGGGGTCGATTTCTAAGAGACACTTCCGGCACGTTTGCCCGCCTACGCAGCTCGTAGATTCTGTCGCTTACGACGGGCCATTGTCTTCTTCTTGATCTGCTCTCGGCGTGTGAGGATCGCCTGCCGCCGCCCGTGATATGCATCGGCTGGAGTCACGTTGTCCAGTGACTCGTGGTACCGCCGGTGGTTGTAGTGTTCGACGAAGCGACCGATCGAGCGCTCCAGCTCCCACGGGCTGTAGTAGTTCTCGAGCTTCACCACGTTCTTCATCGAGCGGTGATAGCGCTCGATCTTTCCCTGCGTTTGTGGATGGTACGGCGCTCCTCGTGTGTGTTCGATACCGTGACGACCGAGGTAGGTCGCAAGATCGCCCGACACGTAGCAGGGGCCGTTGTCGCTCAGCAGCCGAGGTCGATGCACGACCTGCACCTCATCGACTCCCGCCTTCGCTCGCGCCAGGTCCAGCGTCTCGGTCACGTCCGACGCCTTCATCGTCGTGCCGAGCGTCCACGCCAGAATGTAGCGGGAGTAATCGTCGAGCACGGTCGACAGGTAGTACCAGCCCCAGCTCACGACGCGCAGATACGTGAAGTCCGTCTGCCAAAGCTCGTTCGGTCGCTTGGTCGGATGCTGGAAGCGATCCGCCGCTCGGATCAAGACGTAGGCCGGACTCGTGATCAGGTCGTGCGCCTTCAGAATGCGGTACACGCTGGATTCAGAGATGAAATGGCCCGTGCGGTCCGTCTCCTGCCACGCCAGCTCCCTGGGCGACTTCTCCGGATCGGCCAGTGCAGCTTCGACCACGCGCTTTCTCTCCCGCTCAGGAATGCGGTTCCAGTGACGGCGCGTCGCGGGCTTGCGCGGCTCCAGGCCAGCGTCGCCATGCTCGCGGTAGCGCTCGTACCAAGCGTAGAAAGTCGAGCGGCTCACGTTCAGCTCGCGCAGCGTGCGGCGCACCGACAGATCCGAGCCTTCCACCAGGTGGATCACTTCGCGCTTCTCCGACGCTTTCAATCGCTCGTACCGTCGTCCGAGCCGGAGCCCACCAGACTTTTTTTGAGCAACCGCACTTCGAGCACCGTCTCGGCCAGAGCATGCTTCAAGCGGTCGTTCTCGTCCTGAAGACCCTTTACCTCGGGGGCGCTCGCCTCACGCTTCGTGTCGCCCAGAAGCCGCTTCTTCCCGGCCTCCAGAAACTCCTTGGACCAGCGGTAGTACAAATTCGGAGCGAGCCCCTCGCGGCGGCACAGAGCCGCAATGCTCTCTTCCCCACGCAGTCCTTCGAGGACGATCCGGATTTTCTCTTCCGCCGAAAAACGACGTCGTGTCTTGCGCTGAATGTCGCGGACGACCTTCTCCGCGCTTTCTCCCTTTCCCATCGGATTCTCCTTCCGTTTGGGCCGGGAGTGTCTCTTATTTCATCGACCTATTTGGTCCAACCGTCTCTGAACCCGAACAGCCGTCGCTGAAGTCGGCCAAGGCGCCGTCGGTGAACTCCACGCCCATACATGGAGCGCCTGCAACGATCGCGCCTCTCGGTGATGGATCGCCTGGTTCGGGCGGTCAGTTCTTACAAACCAGTTTCTTTACGTTGGCGGCGCAATTCGCGTTCGATCCCTGGTACGTGGCACCTGCCCCCTCGTTGATTTCGAAGGCCAGGGGACCGGCCTGCGGCCGGGGCACCTCGAGCTTGTTCATCGTAACCTTGAAGCTGAACGCGCCGGGCGTCGCCGTCGGTTTGAACACCGCCGTCACCTTCTTCTTGACCACGGGGTCTTTGGATACACAGTAGATCTTCCCCGAGTTCTTGGTCGTACAGTCGCTCGCGCTCACGCTACCGGATTGGTTCAGCGAAAGTGCGTCGGTCGCGTTGAAGGTGAGTCCGCCCAAGACGTCGAGGCTTGGAACGACCCCTTGGTAGGTCACCCGACCCAGCTTGCTGCCATTCGACCACGCGGTGGCCCGAGTCACTACGATAGGATCTGGCGCGGGCAGGACGCAAGCCCCGGTCATGGGGTCACAGGACGACGTCGGGTAGGTGCAAGTGACGCCTTGGCAGAGATTGACGCAGCTCCCACCAAAGCAGAGCGACGGCTCTGGGGTCACGGGGTCGCCGTCGTCACAAGACGAGAAGTCGGGGTTGGGACTGAACTCGCAGCCGCCGGTCAGCGGATTACACGAATTGGTAGTGCACGCGGTACTCCCCACGCAGTGGACGCCCGCGCAAAAATTTAAGCAGGCTCCACCAAGGCAATGCGAAGGCTCCGGCGTCGCCGGATCGCCATCGTCGCAGAAAGTGAAGTCGGGCTGACCCGAACATGAATCTTGGGCGTTGGCGTCCGGGCTGAGCGACAGAGCAAAGACTGTAGCCAGCAAGGCAGCCTGGAACGGGCCGCGAATGGATGTGGTCATGATCTCTGTCCTCTCAACCTTGTCTGAGTTTGATGACTCCCCTCCAAGGCGGCGCGAATGCTCGCGTCGGAGGGCGACTCCCGACAACACGAGCAAGCGGCGCGCCAGCTGGCAGTCGCGGCGATTGCTGGCGGATCCGTCGGACCCTTCGCCGGGTGTCACCCGGCGGCGACAGCTAGGTGCTGCAGTCAATGCGTGCCGCGTCAGCGACTACTGCTGAAGCGAGCAGCACCTTGCTGCCCTAAGGTTGGGCAGATTCGTTGCAGGCGTTCTCGTGGGCGCAGTGGACCCCGTAGGTGTCCGGCGGGTGGCGAAATCGATCGTCTGGGCTCTGCTGCAACCGTTGTTTCTGAGGGAGGTCTGTAATCCCTACAGCTGGCGGCTACCCGGCGACCTGGGCAAAGAGGCCGTTCATGTTTCCTACAGCCGGCAGCCGAAGCCCATGAGCGGTTGCGACGCGGTCTACCGCGAAGGCAGCAGACCGAGGCCCGCGAGGAACTCGTCCGAGCGTTGCACCGTCGCTTCGAAGTCCTCGGTCGAGACGATCTTGTTGAAGAAGCCGTGTTGTCTGCCCTCGAACGGGACCAACGAGCAGTTTCCGCCGGAGTCGTTCACGCGCTGGGTGAAGGCACGAACGCCGTCGATCGGGACGAGCGAATCCTGGGTGCCGTGCAGGACGAGACACGGTGGGTAGTCCTCGGTGAGGTGCTGCATCGGGTCGACCGAGAGCGCGGACGCGAAGGAGAAGTCGAGTCCGTTGTCGGACCAACCGTCGCGAAAGGCAGGAACGTCGAAGTTCACCGCCGGGTTGAACAGAAGGAGAGCCGCCGGTTGGGGGTCGACCGTCAAGTCGTCTGTGGCGTTGTGGCGTTCGCGGACGACCGGAACCGCCGCGGCGAGTTGGCCCCCCGCAGACCCTCCGCCGAACACGATCGCTTCCGGATCGACGCCCAGCGATGCGGCGTTCTCCGTGAGCCAGCGAGCGAAACTAACGGCGTCCTGGGTCGCTTCGACGATCCCCGTCCCGTCGCGTGAGCCGACGCGATAGTCTGGGAGGAACGCGACCATTCCTCGCTCCGCGAAGTGCGCGGCATAGGGGGCGAACTGCCAAGGTGATCCGAGTCGCCACGCTCCGCCGAAGAAAAGCACCACCGCCGGCCGGCGATCGGACACGGACCACCCGGACGGCGTGTAGACGAAGGTCTCAAGACGGCGATCCCCGGGGAGTGTGAGGTACTCGCGATGGTCTGTCGGGGAGAAGTCGCTCGCGTAGGCCCAGCGATAGAAGTCGGGGAGATTGCCGGTGCGGAACGCCCACACCCCGAGGGCGCCGATCGCAACGAGCACGAGCACGACGCCGAGTACGACCTTGGACAGAACCCGCACGGTCTTTTGTATGCCACGGATCGCCCGGATCATTCACCCCTCGGCCCTCATCGTCTGGCCAGCGCGAGGCGCCGGACGGGCCGCATGGCTCGAAGCGGTCTCGACGGAGACGACCGACGAGCCGGCGGATGATCAGAAAAGGCATGGTGGGGGCTGCCGAACACTCGCTCAAACACTCCCTATACTTGAATCGTCGGATTCGACTATCATCCGGCACATGCACGCAAGCACCGTAATCGTCAGACCGCCCCGGCGGGTTCAGAGCGGGAGTGTCGGGGTCGTCGCGCTCCTCGCTCT
This window encodes:
- a CDS encoding IS3 family transposase (programmed frameshift), giving the protein MGKGESAEKVVRDIQRKTRRRFSAEEKIRIVLEGLRGEESIAALCRREGLAPNLYYRWSKEFLEAGKKRLLGDTKREASAPEVKGLQDENDRLKHALAETVLEVRLLKKSLVGSLGRRYERLKASEKREVIHLVEGSDLSVRRTLRELNVSRSTFYAWYERYREHGDAGLEPRKPATRRHWNRIPERERKRVVEAALADPEKSPRELAWQETDRTGHFISESSVYRILKAHDLITSPAYVLIRAADRFQHPTKRPNELWQTDFTYLRVVSWGWYYLSTVLDDYSRYILAWTLGTTMKASDVTETLDLARAKAGVDEVQVVHRPRLLSDNGPCYVSGDLATYLGRHGIEHTRGAPYHPQTQGKIERYHRSMKNVVKLENYYSPWELERSIGRFVEHYNHRRYHESLDNVTPADAYHGRRQAILTRREQIKKKTMARRKRQNLRAA
- a CDS encoding alpha/beta hydrolase: MIRAIRGIQKTVRVLSKVVLGVVLVLVAIGALGVWAFRTGNLPDFYRWAYASDFSPTDHREYLTLPGDRRLETFVYTPSGWSVSDRRPAVVLFFGGAWRLGSPWQFAPYAAHFAERGMVAFLPDYRVGSRDGTGIVEATQDAVSFARWLTENAASLGVDPEAIVFGGGSAGGQLAAAVPVVRERHNATDDLTVDPQPAALLLFNPAVNFDVPAFRDGWSDNGLDFSFASALSVDPMQHLTEDYPPCLVLHGTQDSLVPIDGVRAFTQRVNDSGGNCSLVPFEGRQHGFFNKIVSTEDFEATVQRSDEFLAGLGLLPSR